From the genome of Proteus vulgaris, one region includes:
- the dppF gene encoding dipeptide ABC transporter ATP-binding subunit DppF encodes MVEVNPNVTTPLLKAVNLAKYYNVKGGLFSKEKTVKALDGVSFELERGKTLAIVGESGCGKSTLGRLLTMIEIPTSGELSYRGQNLLIKDKSAEKLRRQKIQIVFQNPYGSLNPRKKVGQILEEPLLINTTLNVSERKEKVLSMMAKVGLKTEHYSRYPHMFSGGQRQRIAIARGLMLEPDIVVADEPVSALDVSVRAQVLNLMMDLQQDMGLSYVFISHDLSVVEHIADEVIVMYLGRCVEKGTKAQIFENPQHPYTQALLSATPRLTPELRRERIKLTGELPSPLNPPPGCAFAARCRRAFGTCSQLQPTLKDYNGQLIACFAVEQDNIAP; translated from the coding sequence ATGGTTGAAGTTAATCCAAATGTCACTACTCCCTTATTAAAGGCGGTCAATTTAGCCAAGTATTACAATGTTAAAGGAGGGCTGTTTTCAAAAGAGAAAACAGTGAAAGCGCTCGATGGTGTTTCATTTGAGTTAGAGCGAGGTAAAACCTTGGCGATTGTTGGCGAATCAGGATGTGGAAAATCGACATTAGGTCGATTATTAACCATGATTGAGATCCCCACTTCAGGGGAGCTTTCTTACCGTGGGCAGAATCTGTTGATCAAAGATAAATCAGCAGAGAAATTGCGTCGCCAAAAGATCCAAATTGTATTTCAAAATCCTTATGGATCATTAAACCCCCGTAAAAAGGTGGGACAAATTCTAGAAGAGCCACTTTTGATCAATACGACACTTAACGTATCTGAACGTAAAGAAAAAGTATTATCAATGATGGCAAAAGTGGGATTGAAAACAGAGCATTATAGCCGATATCCCCACATGTTTTCTGGTGGTCAACGTCAGCGTATTGCTATTGCTCGTGGTTTAATGCTTGAGCCGGATATTGTGGTGGCGGATGAACCCGTTTCTGCTCTCGATGTTTCAGTGCGTGCTCAAGTGCTAAATTTAATGATGGATCTTCAACAGGATATGGGGCTTTCTTATGTCTTTATTTCTCATGACCTTTCCGTTGTTGAGCATATTGCAGATGAAGTTATTGTGATGTATTTAGGACGTTGTGTAGAAAAAGGTACTAAGGCTCAAATTTTTGAAAACCCTCAGCATCCTTATACACAAGCCTTGTTATCAGCAACGCCAAGATTAACACCTGAATTAAGACGCGAACGTATTAAATTAACAGGAGAATTGCCAAGCCCGTTAAATCCACCACCAGGGTGTGCTTTTGCAGCACGTTGCCGCCGTGCATTTGGGACATGCAGTCAATTACAGCCAACTTTAAAAGATTATAATGGCCAACTTATTGCTTGTTTTGCTGTTGAGCAAGATAACATAGCACCTTAA
- the dppD gene encoding dipeptide ABC transporter ATP-binding protein has translation MALLNINQLSVHFGDEDTPFKAVDRISYQVEEGQVVGIVGESGSGKSVSSLAIMGLIDFPGRVSAQELYFDGRDLMKISESERRNLVGADVAMIFQDPMTSLNPCFTVGYQIMEALKVHQGGSRKTRKQRAIDLLTLVGIPDPASRLDVYPHQLSGGMSQRVMIAMAIACRPKLLIADEPTTALDVTIQAQIIELLLDLQKQENMALVLITHDLALVAEAADTIIVMYAGQVVESGKASEIFKSPRHPYTQALLRALPEFASNKARLTSLSGVVPGRYDRPTGCLLNPRCPYAHDECYKTEPVLRELGTHRVKCHTPLDNTGRPTHG, from the coding sequence ATGGCATTATTAAATATTAATCAATTATCGGTTCACTTTGGTGATGAAGATACTCCGTTTAAAGCGGTAGACAGAATTAGCTATCAAGTTGAAGAAGGGCAAGTCGTTGGTATTGTTGGAGAGTCTGGTTCAGGTAAATCTGTGAGCTCACTGGCTATTATGGGGCTGATTGATTTTCCGGGGCGAGTAAGTGCTCAAGAGCTTTATTTTGATGGCAGAGATTTAATGAAAATCTCTGAATCAGAGCGACGTAATTTGGTGGGAGCCGATGTCGCAATGATTTTCCAAGATCCAATGACCAGCCTAAACCCCTGTTTTACGGTTGGCTATCAAATCATGGAAGCATTGAAAGTTCATCAAGGTGGAAGCCGAAAAACACGTAAACAACGTGCTATCGACCTTTTAACGTTGGTGGGTATTCCTGATCCTGCTTCACGTTTAGATGTGTATCCTCATCAACTTTCTGGCGGTATGAGCCAGCGAGTGATGATTGCAATGGCGATTGCTTGTCGCCCTAAGTTATTGATTGCTGATGAACCGACAACGGCTCTGGATGTAACTATTCAGGCGCAGATCATCGAACTATTGTTGGATTTACAAAAGCAAGAAAATATGGCGCTAGTGCTTATCACTCACGATTTAGCATTAGTGGCAGAAGCCGCCGACACCATTATTGTGATGTATGCAGGGCAAGTTGTTGAATCAGGAAAGGCATCAGAAATTTTTAAATCACCTCGTCATCCTTATACACAGGCACTATTAAGAGCATTACCTGAATTTGCCAGCAACAAAGCGCGATTAACTTCATTATCTGGGGTTGTACCAGGTCGCTATGATAGACCAACGGGATGTTTACTTAATCCTCGTTGTCCTTATGCTCATGATGAATGCTATAAAACAGAACCTGTTTTAAGAGAATTGGGAACACATCGCGTGAAATGTCATACACCGTTAGATAATACAGGGAGACCTACTCATGGTTGA
- the dppC gene encoding dipeptide ABC transporter permease DppC produces MTENKVTPVINAPAPMTPFQEFWHYFKQNKGAVVGLIYIVIMLLIALFAGFLAPHAPNEQFRDFLLAPPVWQEGGSWQFILGTDDVGRDILSRLMFGARLSLLVGCIVVVLSLILGIILGLAAGYFGGLVDIGIMRVVDIMLALPSLLLALVLVAIFGPSIVNASIALTFVALPHYVRLTRAAVLIEVNRDYVIASRVAGAGSMRQMFINILPNCLAPLIVQASLGFSNAILDMAALGFLGMGAQPPTPEWGTMLSDVLQFTQSAWWVVTFPGLAILFTVLAFNLMGDGLRDALDPKLKQ; encoded by the coding sequence ATGACTGAAAATAAAGTTACACCGGTCATCAATGCACCGGCTCCCATGACACCCTTCCAAGAATTTTGGCACTATTTTAAACAAAATAAGGGCGCAGTTGTTGGATTAATTTATATCGTAATTATGTTGCTGATTGCGTTATTTGCAGGCTTTCTTGCGCCTCACGCACCGAATGAGCAATTTCGTGATTTCTTATTAGCGCCTCCTGTTTGGCAAGAAGGGGGAAGTTGGCAATTTATTCTAGGTACTGATGATGTTGGCAGAGATATTCTTTCTCGCTTAATGTTTGGTGCTCGTCTTTCATTATTAGTTGGCTGTATCGTTGTCGTACTGTCACTTATCTTAGGAATTATTCTAGGGCTAGCAGCAGGTTATTTTGGTGGTCTTGTGGATATCGGCATTATGCGAGTGGTCGATATTATGCTGGCATTACCCAGTTTATTATTGGCATTAGTGCTGGTAGCAATTTTTGGGCCTTCTATCGTTAATGCGTCTATTGCACTGACTTTTGTTGCTTTACCTCATTATGTCCGATTAACACGAGCTGCTGTTTTAATTGAAGTAAACCGTGACTATGTTATTGCGTCTCGCGTTGCTGGTGCGGGGTCAATGCGCCAAATGTTTATCAATATCTTACCTAACTGTCTTGCGCCTTTAATTGTTCAAGCTTCTTTAGGTTTTTCTAATGCAATCTTAGATATGGCGGCATTGGGCTTTTTAGGTATGGGCGCTCAGCCTCCAACTCCTGAGTGGGGAACTATGTTATCTGACGTGTTGCAGTTTACACAAAGTGCATGGTGGGTTGTGACGTTCCCTGGTCTTGCTATTTTGTTTACTGTGCTTGCCTTTAATTTAATGGGTGACGGTTTACGAGATGCGCTTGATCCGAAATTAAAGCAGTAA
- the dppB gene encoding dipeptide ABC transporter permease DppB encodes MLQFILQRLGLVIPTFIGITLLTFIFVHLIPGDPVMIMAGERGLSPERHAYLMAELGLDKPLWQQYLNYLNGILHGDLGISLKSRIPVWDEFLPRFKATLELGVCAMIFAVSVGIPVGVLAAVKRGSIFDHTAISVSLAGYSMPIFWWGIMLIMLVSVKLDLTPVSGRLADSVFLDDSNPLTGFMLIDTFIWGEEGDFIDAIHHIILPAIVLGTIPLAVIVRMTRSSMLEVLGEDYIRTARAKGLSRARVILIHALRNAMLPVVTVIGLQVGTMLAGAILTETIFSWPGLGRWLIDALQRRDYPVVQGGVLVIATMIIFVNLLVDVLYGIVNPRIRHKK; translated from the coding sequence ATGCTGCAATTTATCCTTCAACGTTTGGGACTTGTGATCCCTACGTTTATCGGAATTACATTACTTACGTTTATTTTCGTACATCTTATTCCCGGCGATCCGGTAATGATTATGGCGGGTGAGCGTGGTCTATCTCCAGAGCGCCATGCTTATTTAATGGCGGAGTTAGGGTTGGATAAACCGTTATGGCAACAATACCTTAATTACCTAAATGGTATTCTTCATGGTGATTTGGGGATTTCATTAAAAAGCCGCATTCCTGTCTGGGATGAATTTTTACCTCGTTTTAAAGCCACTTTAGAACTTGGCGTTTGTGCCATGATCTTTGCGGTTTCAGTCGGTATTCCTGTGGGCGTTTTAGCTGCGGTGAAACGTGGCTCTATCTTTGATCATACTGCGATTAGTGTGTCATTAGCAGGTTATTCCATGCCAATTTTCTGGTGGGGGATCATGTTAATCATGCTGGTGTCTGTAAAATTAGACCTAACGCCAGTATCTGGACGTCTCGCTGATAGTGTCTTTTTAGATGACAGTAATCCTCTTACCGGATTTATGCTAATTGATACCTTTATTTGGGGTGAAGAAGGGGATTTCATTGATGCTATCCATCATATTATTTTACCTGCAATTGTATTAGGAACCATTCCTCTAGCGGTTATCGTGCGTATGACACGCTCTTCAATGCTTGAAGTATTAGGGGAAGATTATATTCGTACAGCAAGAGCAAAAGGCTTAAGCCGTGCTCGCGTCATTCTTATTCACGCATTACGTAATGCGATGTTGCCTGTTGTCACTGTTATTGGATTACAAGTTGGGACAATGCTGGCTGGCGCAATCTTAACAGAAACCATCTTCTCATGGCCGGGATTAGGACGCTGGTTAATTGATGCCTTACAACGACGAGACTACCCCGTAGTTCAAGGTGGTGTGCTGGTAATTGCAACGATGATTATTTTTGTCAATCTGTTGGTTGATGTTCTTTATGGCATTGTGAATCCACGTATTCGCCATAAAAAATAA
- the dppA gene encoding dipeptide ABC transporter periplasmic-binding protein DppA translates to MKSSKKQTGILTATIGLLALAVSAGVQAKTLVYCSEGSPEGFNPQLFTSGTTYDASSVPIYDRLVEFKLGTTEIIPGLAESWDVSDDGKVYTFHLRKGVSWHSSKTFKPTREFNADDVMYTFMRQMDPQHPYHKVSGGSYEYFSGMDMNNMIEKIEKVDDHTVRFVLTRSEAPFIADMAMDFASILSAEYADNMMKAGTPEKVDLDPIGTGPFQLQQYQKDSRILYKANDQYWGKKPDIDRLVFSITPDASVRYAKLQKGECQAMPFPNPADIAKMKQNSDINLLEQPGLNVGYISFNVEKKPLDNQKVRQALSMAVNKDAIIEAVYQGAGQKAKNLIPPTMWGYNDDIVDYEYNPEKAKALLKEAGLADGFTIDLWAMPVQRPYNPNARRMAEMVQADWEKIGVKTKIVSYEWGEYLKRAKSGEHQAVMMGWTGDNGDPDNFFATLFSCAAKEQGSNYSKWCYKPFEDLIQPARVASDHEKRVELYKQAQVVMHDQAPALIIAHSTVYEPVSKKVENYVVDPLGKHHFENVSLK, encoded by the coding sequence ATGAAAAGCTCCAAAAAACAGACAGGAATTTTAACCGCAACAATCGGGCTACTTGCATTAGCTGTTTCTGCGGGTGTGCAGGCAAAAACATTAGTATATTGCTCCGAAGGTTCACCTGAAGGATTTAACCCTCAGCTATTTACCTCAGGAACAACCTATGACGCAAGTTCGGTACCTATTTATGATCGTTTAGTTGAATTTAAATTGGGTACAACGGAAATCATTCCAGGACTCGCTGAAAGTTGGGATGTGAGTGATGATGGTAAGGTGTATACCTTCCATTTACGTAAAGGCGTGAGTTGGCATAGTAGCAAAACCTTTAAGCCAACCCGTGAATTTAACGCAGATGACGTAATGTATACGTTTATGCGTCAAATGGACCCACAACATCCTTACCATAAAGTGTCTGGCGGAAGTTACGAATACTTTTCAGGAATGGACATGAACAACATGATCGAGAAAATCGAAAAAGTTGATGATCATACCGTTCGTTTTGTTTTAACACGTTCAGAAGCGCCTTTTATTGCTGATATGGCAATGGACTTTGCATCCATATTATCTGCGGAATATGCCGATAATATGATGAAAGCAGGAACACCTGAAAAAGTAGATTTAGATCCTATTGGTACAGGGCCTTTCCAATTACAACAATATCAAAAAGATTCTCGTATTCTTTATAAAGCAAATGACCAATATTGGGGTAAAAAGCCAGACATTGATCGCTTAGTTTTCTCTATTACACCTGATGCTTCTGTGCGTTATGCTAAATTGCAAAAAGGTGAGTGTCAGGCGATGCCTTTCCCAAATCCTGCTGATATTGCGAAAATGAAACAAAATAGCGATATCAATCTGTTAGAACAGCCGGGCTTAAACGTGGGTTATATCTCGTTTAACGTTGAGAAGAAACCTCTAGATAACCAAAAAGTTCGTCAAGCATTAAGTATGGCTGTGAACAAAGACGCGATTATTGAAGCGGTTTACCAAGGTGCAGGCCAAAAAGCAAAAAATCTTATTCCACCAACAATGTGGGGTTATAACGATGATATTGTTGATTATGAATATAACCCTGAAAAAGCCAAGGCACTGCTAAAAGAAGCGGGTCTTGCTGATGGCTTTACTATCGATTTATGGGCAATGCCAGTACAACGCCCTTATAACCCAAATGCACGTCGTATGGCTGAAATGGTACAAGCGGATTGGGAAAAAATTGGCGTTAAAACCAAAATTGTAAGTTACGAGTGGGGTGAATATCTCAAACGTGCTAAATCCGGCGAACACCAAGCGGTAATGATGGGTTGGACTGGGGATAATGGGGATCCAGATAACTTCTTTGCGACATTATTTAGCTGTGCTGCGAAAGAGCAAGGTTCAAACTATTCTAAGTGGTGCTATAAGCCATTTGAAGATCTGATCCAGCCTGCGCGAGTAGCGTCAGATCATGAAAAACGTGTCGAGCTTTATAAACAAGCTCAAGTCGTTATGCACGATCAAGCTCCTGCACTAATTATTGCTCACTCTACGGTATATGAGCCAGTGAGTAAAAAAGTGGAGAACTATGTGGTTGATCCATTAGGTAAACATCACTTCGAGAATGTCTCTCTGAAATAA
- a CDS encoding DUF5339 family protein gives MKQCWWSLALLLLLTTLPAQASTAHACRVYFKEADKFIQYISQREDLKHNIPEIKGNFEQSKKQIMAASLTEQKVICDKEMQELNSLNKMFGPKEETVLNK, from the coding sequence ATGAAACAATGTTGGTGGAGCCTCGCATTACTCCTGTTGTTAACCACACTTCCAGCCCAAGCATCCACGGCACATGCTTGCCGAGTGTACTTTAAAGAAGCAGACAAATTTATTCAGTATATTTCTCAACGTGAGGATCTAAAGCATAATATACCTGAAATTAAAGGAAATTTTGAGCAAAGTAAAAAACAGATAATGGCAGCATCGCTAACAGAACAAAAAGTAATATGTGATAAAGAAATGCAAGAGCTTAATAGCCTTAATAAAATGTTTGGCCCTAAAGAAGAAACAGTATTAAATAAATAG
- a CDS encoding YceK/YidQ family lipoprotein — protein sequence MIFRKTSKNLTLITFLMTLLTGCSSVMTHAGPNKELYSGTKNNMAMLKDDETGWAMKPLVLLDFPFSAVLDTLLLPYDYYTKSDDKSDNSPKERVKRLESTTADNNYENKN from the coding sequence ATGATATTTAGAAAGACGAGTAAAAATTTAACATTAATCACATTTTTAATGACCTTGTTGACGGGATGTTCTAGCGTTATGACACATGCTGGCCCCAATAAAGAGCTTTATTCAGGGACAAAAAATAATATGGCAATGCTAAAAGATGATGAAACAGGGTGGGCAATGAAACCCTTAGTTCTTTTAGATTTTCCTTTTAGTGCAGTATTAGATACTTTGTTACTGCCTTATGATTATTATACCAAGAGTGATGATAAAAGTGATAACTCACCAAAAGAACGAGTAAAAAGATTAGAAAGTACAACAGCAGATAATAATTATGAAAATAAGAATTAA
- a CDS encoding putative transporter, whose product MSDIALTMVMLSLAGALGLWIGNIKIYRVSLGIGGVLFGGIIIGHFAQHYNLSLNAQTLHFIQEFGLILFVYTIGIQVGPGFFSSLRVSGLKLNAFAIFIILLGSIITASIYRLFDVPLPIILGIFSGAVTNTPSLGAGQQILTDLHIDPALIGQMGMGYAMAYPMGICGILLVMWLIRVFFKINIDDEAKTFSNQQNSTKEALHTINIAIKNPNLDGLLMQDIPLLNEDAIVCSRLKRGDNIMVPMPSTIIQLGDLLHIVGSKEDLNKVRLVLGEEVDASLSTSTNLLQSVRIVVTNDSVLSKRLKDLDLKRKYDVVVTRLNRAGIELIPSNNSMLQFGDILNVVGRPESIEAITVLLGNARQKLEQVQMLPVFIGIGLGVLLGSIPIFIPGIPVALKLGLAGGPLVVALILGRIGTFGKLYWFMPPSANLALRELGIVMFLAVVGLNSGGEFIETLIYGQGLSWIGYGILITLLPLLIVGIIARIFFKLNYLTLCGMLAGSMTDPPALAFANSIHSSSGAAALSYATVYPLAMFLRIITPQLMALIIWSL is encoded by the coding sequence ATGAGTGATATTGCATTAACAATGGTGATGTTGTCATTAGCAGGCGCTCTAGGTCTTTGGATTGGCAATATCAAAATCTATCGAGTCAGCCTAGGAATAGGCGGCGTTCTTTTTGGTGGTATAATTATTGGGCATTTTGCTCAACACTATAACCTTTCACTCAACGCACAAACTCTTCATTTTATTCAAGAATTCGGTCTTATTCTTTTCGTTTATACCATTGGTATTCAAGTTGGCCCTGGTTTTTTCTCTTCATTACGTGTTTCTGGATTAAAACTCAACGCCTTTGCGATTTTCATTATTCTTCTTGGTTCTATCATCACCGCCTCAATTTATCGCTTATTTGATGTTCCTTTACCTATTATTTTGGGTATTTTTTCTGGTGCTGTCACCAATACCCCGTCTCTGGGCGCGGGGCAACAGATACTCACTGATTTACATATTGATCCTGCTTTAATCGGGCAAATGGGAATGGGCTATGCGATGGCTTATCCTATGGGAATTTGTGGCATCTTGTTAGTTATGTGGCTTATTCGTGTGTTTTTTAAAATCAACATTGATGACGAAGCGAAAACCTTTAGTAACCAGCAAAATAGTACTAAAGAGGCACTACATACTATTAATATTGCCATTAAAAACCCCAATTTAGATGGTTTATTAATGCAAGATATCCCACTACTCAATGAAGATGCCATCGTATGCTCTCGTTTAAAACGTGGTGATAACATTATGGTACCGATGCCATCAACGATTATTCAGTTAGGGGATTTGCTGCATATTGTTGGCTCGAAAGAAGATCTTAATAAAGTACGCCTTGTATTAGGCGAAGAGGTTGACGCTTCACTCTCAACATCAACCAATTTACTACAATCAGTACGGATCGTTGTCACGAATGATTCCGTACTTAGTAAGCGTTTAAAAGATCTTGATCTTAAAAGAAAATACGATGTTGTCGTAACTCGATTAAACCGCGCAGGTATCGAACTAATTCCAAGCAATAACAGTATGTTGCAGTTCGGGGATATTCTTAATGTTGTTGGTCGCCCTGAATCTATAGAAGCGATTACTGTCCTGTTAGGTAATGCTCGTCAAAAATTAGAGCAAGTTCAAATGCTACCCGTTTTTATTGGTATTGGATTGGGGGTTTTACTTGGCTCTATTCCTATTTTCATTCCCGGTATTCCCGTAGCTCTTAAACTGGGATTAGCCGGTGGCCCTCTTGTTGTTGCCTTAATTTTAGGGCGTATTGGAACATTCGGTAAGCTCTATTGGTTTATGCCACCAAGCGCAAACTTAGCATTGCGTGAATTGGGCATTGTCATGTTTCTTGCCGTAGTAGGGCTAAATTCTGGTGGCGAATTTATTGAAACTTTAATTTATGGTCAAGGGCTGAGTTGGATTGGCTACGGCATTCTTATTACACTATTACCGTTATTAATTGTGGGGATCATAGCCAGGATCTTCTTTAAACTTAATTATTTAACTCTTTGCGGAATGTTAGCTGGTTCAATGACCGATCCACCTGCACTGGCCTTTGCCAATTCAATACATAGCTCAAGTGGAGCTGCGGCACTTTCTTATGCCACCGTTTATCCTTTAGCGATGTTTTTACGCATAATAACACCACAATTAATGGCACTTATTATCTGGAGTTTGTAG
- a CDS encoding valine--pyruvate transaminase encodes MTQLSQFGQKFAQHSGIARLMQDLNEGIRTPGAVMLGGGNPAHIPEMDNYFRQLLKEMTENGTLSDAVCNYDGPQGKDAMLQALAACLKEKLGWNISAKNIALTNGSQSAFFYLFNLLGGTTPEGKKRKILFPIAPEYIGYADSGLEEDLFVANKPTIEMLPNGQFKYHVDFAHLEIGDDIAAICVSRPTNPTGNVITDDEVEKLEDLAKRHNIPLIIDNAYGVPFPGIIFTQATPRWNDNTILCMSLSKLGLPGARCGIIIASEELISAITNVNGIISLAPGGIGPAMALEMLKRDDLMRLSQEIIGPFYHQRVLETIDIIRRYLPEERCLIHKPEGAIFLWLWFKDLPVSCEELYRRLKKRGVLMVPGHYFFPGLEDSWDHAHQCMRMNYVPEPELIEKGIKILAEEIENIYQPVNI; translated from the coding sequence ATGACTCAACTATCACAATTCGGGCAAAAATTTGCTCAACATTCAGGCATTGCTCGCTTGATGCAAGATTTAAATGAAGGAATACGGACACCGGGTGCCGTGATGTTGGGAGGTGGTAATCCTGCGCATATTCCTGAAATGGACAACTATTTCCGCCAGTTACTTAAAGAGATGACAGAAAATGGCACGTTAAGTGATGCAGTTTGTAACTATGATGGCCCGCAAGGCAAAGATGCTATGTTACAAGCGTTGGCGGCATGTTTAAAAGAGAAGCTAGGCTGGAATATTTCGGCAAAAAATATTGCATTAACCAATGGTAGCCAAAGTGCTTTTTTCTATTTGTTCAATTTATTAGGTGGTACAACGCCTGAAGGCAAGAAACGTAAAATTCTTTTTCCTATAGCGCCTGAATATATCGGTTATGCCGATTCTGGATTAGAAGAAGATCTGTTTGTTGCAAATAAGCCAACTATAGAAATGTTGCCAAATGGGCAATTCAAATACCATGTTGATTTTGCTCATCTTGAAATTGGTGATGATATTGCGGCTATTTGTGTTTCTAGACCAACAAATCCAACAGGTAATGTTATTACTGATGACGAAGTTGAAAAGCTAGAGGACTTAGCTAAACGGCATAATATCCCTCTTATTATAGATAATGCTTATGGTGTTCCTTTTCCGGGTATCATTTTCACTCAAGCAACACCTCGTTGGAATGACAATACTATTCTATGTATGAGCTTGTCTAAATTAGGTCTACCCGGCGCACGTTGTGGCATTATCATCGCCAGTGAAGAGCTGATTTCGGCCATTACAAATGTGAATGGCATTATTAGTCTTGCACCTGGTGGAATTGGACCTGCAATGGCATTAGAAATGCTAAAACGTGATGATTTGATGCGATTATCTCAAGAGATAATTGGGCCTTTTTATCATCAACGAGTGCTTGAAACTATTGATATTATTCGCCGTTACTTGCCTGAAGAACGTTGCCTTATTCATAAACCAGAAGGCGCTATTTTCTTGTGGTTGTGGTTTAAAGACTTACCTGTTTCTTGTGAAGAGCTATATCGTCGTTTGAAAAAACGCGGTGTATTAATGGTGCCGGGGCATTACTTTTTTCCGGGATTAGAAGATTCATGGGATCACGCTCATCAATGTATGCGTATGAATTACGTGCCTGAGCCTGAATTGATAGAGAAAGGAATAAAAATTCTGGCTGAAGAAATCGAGAATATCTATCAGCCAGTGAATATCTAA
- a CDS encoding DNA-3-methyladenine glycosylase I, translating to MNKQRCDWVTSDPEYLAYHDDEWGKPERDKYKLFEMICLEGQQAGLSWYTVLKKREGFRRCFFNFSPEKIAKMTDKDVEALLQDPAIIRHQGKINAIINNARVFMAMEEQGEDFSQFIWQFVDNKPIVNQWDNISQVPASTEISDKMAKTLKKKGFKFVGTTTCYAFMQAVGMVNDHILSCFCRQEESENTNKK from the coding sequence ATGAATAAACAGCGTTGCGATTGGGTAACCAGTGATCCTGAATATTTGGCATATCACGACGATGAATGGGGAAAACCTGAACGAGATAAATACAAACTTTTTGAAATGATTTGCCTCGAAGGCCAACAAGCCGGGCTATCTTGGTATACCGTACTCAAAAAAAGAGAAGGTTTTCGTCGCTGTTTTTTTAATTTCTCACCTGAAAAAATTGCCAAAATGACAGATAAGGATGTTGAAGCTTTATTGCAAGATCCTGCAATTATTCGTCATCAAGGAAAAATTAACGCCATTATTAATAACGCGCGTGTTTTTATGGCAATGGAAGAGCAAGGTGAAGATTTTAGTCAGTTTATTTGGCAATTTGTTGATAATAAACCAATTGTTAATCAGTGGGATAATATATCACAAGTACCTGCGTCCACTGAAATCTCAGATAAAATGGCAAAAACGTTAAAGAAAAAAGGTTTTAAATTTGTTGGTACAACAACTTGCTACGCTTTTATGCAAGCCGTTGGTATGGTGAATGACCATATTCTCTCTTGTTTTTGTCGCCAAGAAGAGAGTGAAAACACCAATAAAAAGTAA
- the glyQ gene encoding glycine--tRNA ligase subunit alpha: protein MQKFDTKTFQGLILTLQDYWARQGCTIVQPLDMEVGAGTSHPMTCLRALGPEPIAAAYVQPSRRPTDGRYGENPNRLQHYYQFQVIIKPSPDNIQELYLGSLRELGLDPTIHDIRFVEDNWENPTLGAWGLGWEVWLNGMEVTQFTYFQQVGGLECKPVTGEITYGLERLAMYIQGVDSVYDLVWCDGPLGKTTYGDIYHQNEVEQSTYNFEYADVDFLFSCFEQYEKEARELLELEKPLPLPAYERILKAGHTFNLLDARKAISVTERQRYILRIRTLTKAVAEAYYASREALGFPMCKK, encoded by the coding sequence ATGCAAAAGTTTGATACCAAAACCTTTCAAGGTCTTATCCTGACACTACAGGATTACTGGGCTCGCCAGGGCTGTACCATTGTCCAACCATTAGATATGGAAGTGGGTGCCGGCACATCGCATCCAATGACCTGTTTACGAGCATTAGGGCCAGAGCCTATTGCTGCGGCTTATGTACAACCTTCACGTCGCCCTACTGACGGACGCTACGGTGAAAACCCTAACCGTTTACAGCACTATTACCAATTCCAAGTTATCATTAAGCCATCACCGGATAACATTCAAGAACTGTATCTTGGCTCTTTAAGAGAGTTAGGTTTAGACCCAACTATTCATGATATTCGTTTTGTAGAAGATAACTGGGAAAACCCAACACTGGGTGCTTGGGGCTTAGGCTGGGAAGTTTGGCTCAACGGCATGGAAGTCACGCAATTTACTTACTTCCAACAAGTCGGTGGATTAGAGTGCAAACCTGTTACAGGTGAAATCACTTACGGCTTAGAACGTCTTGCCATGTATATTCAAGGTGTTGATAGCGTTTATGACTTAGTTTGGTGTGATGGCCCATTAGGTAAAACCACCTATGGTGATATCTATCATCAAAATGAAGTTGAGCAATCAACTTATAACTTTGAATATGCTGATGTAGACTTCTTGTTCTCTTGCTTTGAACAGTATGAAAAAGAAGCCCGCGAGTTGTTAGAGTTAGAAAAACCTCTGCCTTTACCTGCCTATGAACGTATCTTAAAAGCAGGACACACCTTTAATCTATTGGATGCACGTAAAGCAATTTCAGTGACAGAACGTCAACGTTATATTTTACGTATCCGTACTTTAACCAAAGCGGTTGCTGAAGCATATTATGCTTCTCGTGAAGCGCTTGGTTTCCCTATGTGTAAAAAGTAA